The Candidatus Eisenbacteria bacterium DNA window ACCTCGAAAAGAAACGGCAGGCCCAGGACGTCGCGGTAGAAGGCCACCGCGCGCGCCATATCGTTCACGGTGACGGCGATCTGGCCCAGGGGCCCTAGGCCGGTGAACTCAGGGGCCGGGGTCATGTCGGCCATCCTTCAACCCTCCAGCTTCCGGCGCAACCGGTCCAGCGCCGCGGCCCAGAAGGCCTTCATGGCCGCACCTGCCTTCGCGTCCTTGAGTCGGCCGTGCTGCACCGACACCTGCGAACGGTTCGCGGGCCTGGGCTCGAAGCGGACTTCCACCCGGCCCACGCCGTCCTTCCACCGGAACCGCAGCCGGCGCCCAGGCGAGGAGGACTGCAGTTCCATTCCTGCGCGGGGCAGCCAGGATTCGAGCGCCCTTCGTTGCCAGGCGCGGAACGCGGACGCAGGCGGGATCGCGAGGGTGCGGCTCACGCTGATCTCGAAGCCGTCCGGCTTCTGGTGGAGCATGCGCAGCCCCCGCGCGCGTTCGTAGCCCACGGTGATCATCTGGCCCCACCACGGGCCGGGATCGCCCACCGACTGCAGCTTCGCGACGATCTCGCGGTGCGACAGCCGGCGCGCGCCGGCTTCGCGGCGGCCGAGGGGCGCGCGCGCTTCACGCCGGCGCGGGCGGCTTTCGTGCGGGGAGCGGGCATCGGGAGTCCTCCGAGGCGGCCGGGTGGTCGAGAGAGCCGGTCCTTCCGGTGGGATGCGCGGACTATCCTCCCGGTTTCACCGCCCGGGTGGCGAGGAACGTGGGGATCATGCGGCCCAGCACGGAGGTGCTCCAGGTGTCATCGAAGAAGCCGGACAGCAGAAACCCCGCGTCCAGCTGCCCTCCGATCAGATCCTGAAGCGTGTGCCCGAACTCCAGCGTGTCCCCCGACTGAACCCGCTTCTCCCGTTCTTCCGGGGTGAGGCTCTCCAGGTCGGAGTACGGAATCCGGTGGCGGGCTTCCAGTTCGCCGCGATCCAGCTTCTCCGCGTCGAACAGGTACAACACCGGGTTGGCCATGCCCGAGATCAGCACCCCGCCGGGGCGCAGCACGCGGAAGCACTCGCGCCACACGGGGCGCACCTCGGGGACGAACACGTTGGAGCAGGGGTGGAACACCAGGTCGAAGGAGGCGTCACCGAAGGCGGAGAGGTCGCGCATGTCGCCCTGGACGGTGGCCAGGCTCAGCCCGTCGCGATCGGCCACCGTGCGGTCCTGGGCCAGCTGGCGGGGCGAGTTGTCGAACACCGTCACCCGCGCGCCGGCGGCCGAGAGCACCGGGCCCTGCTGCCCGCCCCCCGAGGCCAGGCACAGCACGTCGCGACCCTCGAGGTCTCCGAACCACTCGCGGGGGACCGGCTTCTCGGGCGTGACCACGAGCTCCCAGCAGCCCTCGCGGGCGGCGGCGATCACTTCGGGAGTGACCGGCACCGTCCACCGGTTGCCTCTCTCCACCTCGCGATCCCAGGCGGCGCGGTTGTGTTCGAGGATGTCCATGGCGGGGAGAATACGACATCGCCCGGCTGCGGTCAGCAGTCCGGGCGATCGGGTGGCCGGCGGGCGCCCCCGTGGGGACGCCCCTCCGGGCACGTCAGGCGGCCAGCCGCGCGGCGTCGGACTGCCCGCCGCCGAGCCTCATCGCCAGGTCGTAGGTGGCTGCCAGGGCGTCCGAGCCGCGCGGCAGCTGGGTCAGCGGGCGCATCGAGTCGATGGCGCGCCGCAGTTGCAGGTCCGCGGGCACCGGGCGCAGCGCCGAGGGCGCGACGCCGAGGTAGCGCTGGCAGACGTTGCGGATCACTTCGCTGGCCATCGCGTCCCGCTCCCCCACCGCCTGGTTCACCAGCACGTGGGGCCGGAAGGACCTGAGCACGGCATCCAGCTCGGCGAAGCCCTCGGGCGGAGCCTGGCGCAGGCGCGTCATGCAATCGGCCAGGTGCTCGGCGCGCGCCGCGGGCTCGGGCCGCAGCACCGGGCCCAGGGCCTCGTACATGGGGTGGCCCTCCTTGAAGGAGCGCTCCAGCTTCCGGAACAGCATGCCCTTCAGGAAGCCGTAGGCGTTCTCGATGGAAGTCATCTGCGGCGTCATCACCACCAGCGCCGTGTCGGCCAGCAGCGCGAAGTCCAGGGTGTTGTA harbors:
- a CDS encoding P-loop NTPase; translation: MSADNLECGIWAVGGGKGGTGKSVISSLLAVWLARFGKRVVLLDADLGGANLHSLFGMKLPAFTLHDFIEKRVSTLEEVALDTGLPNLRLISGATDILSVANPKYGQKTRLLNAVHRLKADVVLLDLGAGTHYNTLDFALLADTALVVMTPQMTSIENAYGFLKGMLFRKLERSFKEGHPMYEALGPVLRPEPAARAEHLADCMTRLRQAPPEGFAELDAVLRSFRPHVLVNQAVGERDAMASEVIRNVCQRYLGVAPSALRPVPADLQLRRAIDSMRPLTQLPRGSDALAATYDLAMRLGGGQSDAARLAA
- a CDS encoding class I SAM-dependent methyltransferase, with translation MDILEHNRAAWDREVERGNRWTVPVTPEVIAAAREGCWELVVTPEKPVPREWFGDLEGRDVLCLASGGGQQGPVLSAAGARVTVFDNSPRQLAQDRTVADRDGLSLATVQGDMRDLSAFGDASFDLVFHPCSNVFVPEVRPVWRECFRVLRPGGVLISGMANPVLYLFDAEKLDRGELEARHRIPYSDLESLTPEEREKRVQSGDTLEFGHTLQDLIGGQLDAGFLLSGFFDDTWSTSVLGRMIPTFLATRAVKPGG